The segment AGTAGGAAGTTCGAAGGGGTCTTGGGTGTACGAGCTGAAAGTTCCTCTGAGGGCATCAAGCGAGCATCCGTACGCAGTCGGAACAGGTGCGGCTTCAACTATGAAGCTTGGTATTGAGATAGGAAAGTTCGAGTCGAAGGTCGGGCAAGGCGAGCGGCGTGGGGGAGGGATGCGCGGTGGTGGTTGGGGAAGACGCGGTACAGGATCCTCAGGGGGAGGAGCGCGTGAAGGGCGAGGGCCTGGCAGAGCGAGGGCTCGTGACGATCGGCCAGAGCCGCTGAGCTTCTGGGCGAAGGTGCAACTCTCACCCCCACCCACACAGTGAACAACTCAACGAGGGCTAGGCTCCTCGAGATATTACACAACGGAGAACGCATTGAAGGGGGTCTTGAATTTTCGGATCCGGACTCATCCCAAAAGCTACGTCTTGGAGCAACTGCTTCTATTCGAGCCGAGTCTGTATAGCGAGTTTTGAGACTGGCAGGAACGGTTCCGTGAACTTGACCGGCGTGCAATCGCCTGGAGATCGTGGTGATGTCCCGGTCCGGTGTGACTCATCTCACTGTGGCCCTACGTTGGAGGTCACGGTAGAAATTCTCATGAGGACCAACGGCCAGAAATCGGATCTGCCGTTCTCGCACCGCCGATCGATAGGCCACCAGGTATTCCAACCCTTCGTGTATTAACTTGAAAACTCGCACTCCTTTTAACGCACCGACCTTCGGCGTGCCGATCAGGGGATCAGTGAGGATCATCCGGACTGCGGCATCGATAGCCTCTTGCAAGGACCTTGAGGCTTTTTTCTTCCGCCGGTGGAAGAGGGGCTGACCACCGGCACCCAGGTCACAGCACTCCCCAGGGGTACGGTTCCAGGAGCCCTTGCTTTGCCTGTTCATCTCCCTCCAGGATGTCCTGGATCATGGAGAGTGGTAGATCCGGGTTCTCCTCTGCGATCATAGCCAGAAGGGCGTAGTAACGAACCTGTTCCGACACACTCCGCCCCTCAGCCTTGGCCTTGGCCTTGGCCGTGAGGCGTTTCTTCAGTACAGGGTCTAAGCGGATCGGGAGTACCGAGCCGGCCATCGAGCCCACCTCCTTTGTGCTATACATCGTAGAGCATAAGCGGAAAGGCGTCAAGTGTCGCTGAGGCGTGGCGTGTCGAGCCGCGCCACCGTCTGATTGGCGCTTACTAACCGATCCGTTCGATGGCGACGGCGCAGACTTTGTATTCGGGGATCTTGGCGAGGGGATCGAGGGCCGAGTTGGTCAGGATGTTGGCGCCCGATTCGGCAAGCTTCACGAATGGGATGAAAATCTCTCCAGGTCTGACGGCGTCGGTTGGCTGGGCGAACCCGGTCAGTTCGCCACGACGGGAGGTGAGTCGAACCGGCGTTCCCTCTTCGAGGCCGAGTCGCTGAGCATCCGCCGGGTTGATGGCGACTTCGAGTCGTGGCGCCAGTTCGAGTAGCCCTTGAACGCGGCGGGTGAGCGTCCCGCCGTGCCAGTGGTACAGGATGCGACCGGTGTTCAAGAGAAACGGGTAATCGCGGTCTGGTAGTTCGGCAGCCTCAGCCGTTTGCACCACGGGGACAAATTTCGCCTTTCCGATGGGGAACGACTCAGCATACAGCAAGCGGGTGCCCGGGTGGTCCGATGTAGGACAGGGCCATTGAATCCCTCCCTCGCGGT is part of the Candidatus Methylomirabilota bacterium genome and harbors:
- a CDS encoding type II toxin-antitoxin system RelE/ParE family toxin, with the protein product MNRQSKGSWNRTPGECCDLGAGGQPLFHRRKKKASRSLQEAIDAAVRMILTDPLIGTPKVGALKGVRVFKLIHEGLEYLVAYRSAVRERQIRFLAVGPHENFYRDLQRRATVR